GAAATAGTAAAGGCAAGTATCTTATTCTGTCCAGTTTGTTGTCTTGTACTTGTTTCTATTAATGGCAAACACAGTGGAGATAGAAATGTAATTATGGATTAATTCATACTCAAGGCATTACGAGCTGAAAGTTTAACTTTTTATCTTTACACTATTTATGTTAATTGTTCCTTCAAGTTGGATACACAACAGACTGGAAtgtggaggaattcaacaggtcaggtagcaactgtggaggcatCAGCCATCcccttgtctccacagatgctgcttgacccactgagttcttccaacagtttgtttcttgttcAAGTTCCTTGCTAGAGAAGGTGATGgctgaatgtttgtgaatttaGCCTGGAAAATTGTGACCATATCAGATAACAGCAAACAGCTGTTGTTTTGTCTCAGTACAGTAAAACTGTTACCctggcaccctcaggactttaACATATCCTTGTCCAGTTCCACTATTGTATTAATACTTCAACACATTCttagttcattttttaaaaaaaatgttgcacaGTAGCCTATCAGTGAACCTGAAACTCAGAGTGGTCCCAATATCATCACGTGATCAGCCAAATgccaaatcattgggatttctgtaTGGCCAGATAGTGGATTATTAGAATTTTAGGAAAACCCTTGATTGATTGCATCTCACAAACTTTACTCTTACCAAAGAAATGCCTTCAGTTTGCAactcttctcccccattccagTCTGCAGGAGTATTCTGTAGCTTAGCAATCATCTTTGTTGCAGCAGCCCGTTTTGCTGATTTCTTTGAAGTACCACAACCTGCATGTAATAAAAGAAATTCTGTATACTGCTGAGCAGTTTCTTTTAAATCAAACTTTAAGTTTAAACTTTTATTGCACGAGCAAATTCTTCATTTAACATCAGTTTGCTTTATATACTGCTTTTTATGTTGTCAAGTGCCAAAAAGTGAAATAAGGAAAGGAAGATGAAAACAGGAGACAAATTAAGGGGAATATGGAGAGGTTTCAAGGCTTGCATTAGGGTTAATTCACGACATTTCCTCATTGTCCTCTTGTCCCCTCCTGCAGTGAGTCATGCATTAGGCAGATTAATCAATGTATGATCTGACTTTTCCATCATCCAACATTTTTCAGGAGTTTTAGAAGGCCAATTTGTATTTAGTGCAATTTGGCCACAAGGGCAGACACAACTCTCATTACAAGAGTCCTTGTGATTAATATGGATATTTGAAATTATCTTCCAAAAACAATTCCTGCTTTCATACTGCAAAATTTGAaggtatgtttaaaaaaactgtaaataATATCCCATTTGAAATTGTAATGAAGATTCAGCTGAGACTTTAAATAGCATTCATGATTCCTACCTGTTTCAACAAATGTTTCTACCTTGCAAACGATTGCAAATTCTCTCTTGTGAGGAGGCCCCAATTCTTCAgcaatgctgtaatctggaagtCTCCACCCTTTCTGTACCACCAGTTCCTAGTAAACGATATATTAGCAATCGCTCCACacaaatctaaaaaaaaagtccTAAGCAACTGTTATTGTAATGAATTTATCAAAGACAATAATCACAACAGTGCAAATGGATTAAGATGAAAACTAAAACAGACTAAACAAAGAGGTCTATGTCTCACCTGAAGTGCACCAATAGGGTTGGGAGGATTTTGAGGCTGCTTTGAGGAAGTAATAGGTTCTGGATCTTGCGAGGtatagctggaaagagtgtaacaTATGTATTTCATAAAACATCCAGTCCAGGAACATAATTACTGCACTTCATTTTAACATGTTGATCTCTTGTACTGTTAAGAGCAAAAACACTTCAGTGAATAGAAATTATGCTTTGGTAAGCTGCTAAATTCGTGCAAAGATCATGCAAATTAAGTATGCAACGGTTTTTGAAATCTAGCATCCTTCTCACCTCATACCATCATAAATAGTGTCCTGTGGAATTCCTCCATTCAGAATAATAagaactgctgctgctgctttgtgCTTTGCAGCTTTCTTGCTCTGACCCTGGCCTGTAACATGGAAATAACAATTATGTCCTTTCAACAGAAACATTTGACTTATATACATTAGCTGGAAATTGTGCTGAAATTATACACTGATGAAGCATTAATTAAATTGTTACAATCATCTATACTGGGTGCAAAGGATGTTTCGTAAGACATGCACGTGAATCAGTATTTGAATTTTGGATCAATTCTGCAGTAAATTATGTGATGACCTGCATTTCATCCTATTAATTTCCTAAATAACTATATTCACCACAACACACCAGAATTCTACTCCGTCTGTCACATTGAGAGCTGGTTAAGTCAAGGTTCCAAACTTATCGCCAAATAAGGAAATTCTCTGCAACAGTTTCTTCCAGTTAAAATAAAAAGCTCCACTGAATTTGCAGCAAGTTAATTTTACACAGGTTCAGTTGGCAGTTTACCCAACCTTTGCCAGGACACGTATAGAAGTTTGTGCTTAGCTGCCCGATCCTGAGGAACACAGTGGTAGAATATGGTTATCCTGAGCTTTATGCAGATTTGGAGCTTCTGCCTTTGCTCAGGTATCCCAAAGTTCTGCCAAGTGAATAAGCAAGCTCTTAAACAGAATAGCTAATCATCTTTTCACTTACTTAGTACCAAGATGCATCATTTCACGCATCCCAGTGTTAAATTTCCCCATTACACAAAGGTTTTACGTTGCAGAGCACAAAAATGAGATCCTGTTGAACTCTGGTTCAGTGGCAAACCCCTACTGTGAAAACATTGTGCAATACTGAAGCTCTACAGCACCTCAAAATCAAAGGTGCAAATAGCTAACTATGCTTTGGTTCAGTTTTCTTTTCATACAAGAGAACTAGTGGTATGAAATGAACTAACAGTTAACAGACCTTTGCAGCTCACTTCTCCCACTGATGCTCTGAAAGTGAAGCTAGGCAGGTGGGCTTGACCCTCAGATTTTACAAGCTCGTACTGTGGAATTTTACCATTCTTCGTGCAATATTCCTGCAACAAGCTGATAGGGGTCTTCCCAGGATTTGCAGTAATCACTTGATCCAAACTGAGGGGAAAGGGTttcaaaaaaacaatttaaaaagtgcaaaagaaaattaataataATATCAAAGCTGGTAAACTTTTAAATTTACTATACTAGTATGCAGAGTTTAGTACCTACTAATCCACTGATGTTCAAATAATTCACCCTGTGGAACAATTAAAACTACCAACATAGGAGACAAATATTACACTTACTTACTAAACCAGTAAACATTAAATTGCAAAAATGCAGTGAACAGAATATTTAAGATAGATAATTGATAACAGGCTGTTAAATTGAAGCCATTTTTAGAAAAACCATGAAAACGAGGCACCTGTGAATGGTACCAACAGATGAAGTGCCTTTTAGGGCTCTGAAGTGTGTAACTAGACTGTCCAACAACAAAAAAGTCAATTATTTCTTGAATTTAGAATGGTCACATACCAATCCATGCTCAAACAGCAATCTTATCAGCCTCACTGGGGACCAAGCAGTACCCACCAAAACCAACATTGAGATGATGATTTAGGAACTTCCAGTGGGTGAAGATCCCACCTGCAATGTCCTGGAGTTTTCAGGAATTTAAGATTTTATCTCCTAGACACTTGAGGAAAacctcagcatttaaaaaaaagtgcctcCCACTCCGCTTCCTGGACTTTCGCTTATTGATGGTTTAGACGCTGGAACGGGGAAGGGGAGGGCAGACAGAAACTTGAAGAACAAACTGTTTTCCCCTGCCTAATGTCCACCCAGTCTCCAGTGAGAGAGGGCGATGCATTGTTAAACGGAGAGGTGGCATCACACTCACGAtgggcgcacacacacacagcatcggGCGGATGGGCATGGCATCCataataagacataggaacacaattaggtcattcagcccatcgagtctgttgtctgatttatttttccctctcaattccattctcctcctcctcctcccccccataacctttgacgcccttactaatcaagaacccatcaacctctgctttaaatatacccaatgacttggcctccactgccgtctgtggcaatgaattccacagattcaccaccctctggctaaagaaatcccgcatttctgttctgaagggacactcttctattctgaggctgtgctctctgatcctagtctctcccactactggaaacaccctctccacgtccaatctattcaggcctttcaatattcggtgggtttcaatgagatcgccttcctcatccttctcaactccagcgagtacaggcccagagccatgaaacgctcctcacacgttaaccctttcatcccggggatcattcttgtaaacctctggaccctctccaatgccagcacatccttccttggatgtggggcccaaaactcctcacaatactccaaatgtggtctgaccaacaccttataaagccttagcattacatccttgcttttatattctagttctcttgaaatgaatgcaaacattgcatttaccttccttactactgacttaacctgcaagttaacatttAGGTAATCCTGCActagtactcccaagtccctttgcacctctgatttctgaattcactcccagtttagaaaatagtctacgtctttattccttctaccaaagtgcataaccgtacacttccctgcactgtactccatctgccacttctttgcccattctcccaacctgtccaagtccttctgcagactccctgcttcctcaacactacctgcccctccacttatctttgcgtcatctgcaaacttggccacaaaaccctcaattccatcatccagatcattaacatataacatgaaaaacagtggacccaacaccgatccctgcggaacaccacgagtcaccagcagccaaccagaaaaggcctcctttatttcCACTCTGCCTTCTACCAGTCTGCTAATTTTCTATCCATACTAGTACCTGTCCTGTAATAGCAGAGGCTCCTATTTTGTTCAGCAGCTTCatttgcagcaccttgtcaaaggctttctgaaaatccaagtaaacaacatccactgactgtttgtttgtctgtcctgcctgttactttctcaaagaattccaacagatttgtcaggcaagatctccccttaaggaagccatgctgacttcagcctattttttagaaccatagaaaatgtacagcacaatacaggcccttcggcccacaatgttgtgccgacttttaaacctcgcttaagactatctaaccccttcttcccacatatccccctattttaaattcctccatatgcttatcttacaatctcttgaacttgaccagtgtacctgcctccacaactgccccagacagcgcattccatgcaccaaccactctctgggtgaaaaacctcccactgacatctcccttgaacctcccacccattactttaaagccatgccctcttgtattgagcattggtgccctgggaaagaggcgctggctgtccactctatctattcctcttaatattttgtacatgtctcccctcatcctcctcctcttcaaagagtaaagccctagctcccttagtctctcctcataatgcataatctctagaccaggcagcatcctggtaaatctcctctgcaccctttccaacgtttccacatccttcctacaatgaagcgaccagaactggacgcagtactcttaagtgtggtctaaccagagttttgtagagctgcatcattacctcacggctcttaaactcgattccccgacttatgaaagttaacatcccataagctttcttaactaccctatccacctgcaaggcaactttcagcgatctgtggatatgaaccctcagatccctctgctcctccacactgcccagaatcctgccattaaccttgtactctgccttggagtttagccttccaaagtgtaccacctcacacttctccagattaaactccatctgccacttctcagcctatcaatgtccctctgcatctCCTACAGttctccacattatccacaacgcctctgacctttgtgttgtctgcaaacttgccaacccacccttccaccccctcatccaagtcattaataaatatcatgatcTCCTACAGttctccacattatccacaacacctctgacctttgtgttgtctgcaaacttgccaacccacccttccaccccctcatccaagtcattaataaatatcatgaaaagtagaggtcccagaaccaacccttgtgggacaccactagtcacagccctccaatctgaatgcaccccctccaccacaacccaatgctttctacaggcaagtcaattctgaatccactcgcccaagcgtccctggatcccatgccctctgaccttctgaagaagcctaccaagtggaaccttgtcaaatgccttactaaaatctatgtggaccacatctactgcactaccctcatcaatctgtctggtcacctcctcaaagaccactatcaggcttgtgagacatgatcttcccttcacaaatccatgctggctgtccctaatcagtccatgattctttaagtgctcatagatcctttctctaagaatcctttcaaacagcttgcccaccacagacgtaacgctcactggtctgtaattccctggactatccctactaccttttctgaataaggggacaatatttgccaccctccaatcctcctgtaccattcctgtggacaacgaggactcaaagatcctagccaacagttcagcaatctcctccctcacttcgcAGAgcagcttccaagtaccctgaaacctcatccttaataatggattcgaACGTCTTACCaagcactgaagtcaggctaactggcctataatttcatgTCTTTTGCCGCCCTCCCTTATCAAagggtggagtgacatttgcgattttccagtcctctggaaccattcctgactctagtgattcttgaaagatcactaccgatgcctccacaatctcttctgcaccctctttcagaaccctggggtgtagttcatccagtccaggtgacttatctacatTCATacttttcagtttcccaagcaccttctccttagtaatagtgactacaatCCTGCCCCGACTCTCTCAAATTCCtggctgttttttaaaaaattttatttacagcgtggtaacaggcccttcgggcccaatgagtctgcgccgcctattttaaacccaattaacctacccatacatctttggaatgtgggaggaaaccggagcacccggaggaaacccacacagacacgggagaacgtacaaactccttacagacagcgacgggaatcgaacaccgatcgctggcgctgtaatagtcatttccttgttccccattgcGGCATCTCACACGCGCTCAAATGCCGGCAGCGTCTCGCGCCGGTGGCATATCATGCTGTGGACATATTGTGCGCCACGCGCCGGCGGCGTATCGTGCGCGCGCACAGGCGCATATCACGCACACACAGGCGTATCTCTCACGCGCAGGCGTGtctcgcgcacacacacagacaggtgTATCACACACGCTATCACGCGTGTATCTCGCGCGCGTATCTCACACACACAGGCGTATCACGCGTGGATCACACACAGGCgtatcacacacacagacaggcgTATCTCTCACGCACACGTATTACACAGGCGTATCACACACACGTgtatcactcacacacacacacgaccgcCACCGCTGAGCAGCGCCCACAATGGCGGCCCTGTGCCCGAGCCCACCGGCCCTCAGGCCTTAACAGGCAGCGGCTGCCACTCACTTGGAGCACCCAGAGCCCCTCTTGGCCGCGGCTGTGAACCTTTCCGCGGACATGCCGCTCCCCCCGGTCGGCCTCAGCGGCGCGGAAAAGGCGCCCTCTCCCCGGCTCAGGCTGCTTCCGGCGGAAGGAGGGCGCCGCCTGCGGCGCGGGAATGATGGGAAGCTTCACAGGCGGCGGACGCGAGTTTGTGATATTAGTGCCATGGCAACGGACTGTTTCAGGTCACCGTCACAGACGGTATTAAAGACGTCATAATGACTGATGATGACATTTCAGCCGTCCTCGGCCCAGGGCCACAGTCCAACTGTATGCCAGTTGTTTGGCTGCAGTCATCCCCGTCAGTGCACAACAGACACCACCTCAGTACACGCTGCTATCAAGCAGGGTTGCATCATTGCTGCAATACTCCTAAACTCATCACATTTGTGCACCTCACCTCCGAGCTCTCTGCTAGAGTGAAGCGGACCTACAGCACAAATGGGAACTTAAGTTGCCTACCATCTGAAACCAAGGTTACTCAACCTCAGCAGTGCAGTACGCAGACAATGCTTCCACATGTGCATGTGTTGAAGGAAGCATTCCTCTACCCACCTTTACAACTGCGCCATTTAGTAAATATCATCTCCTATTCTTTCTGTgaaagtgcattacttcacacttatctgcagaAACCACAACTCACCACGGAAAAAGTGGAAACCAAGCCAATTTGTCGGCCTATGTATGTGTTCTTGATGTCTATTACTGTTCCCCTCAATGTTTACTTCTAAGCATTCTACATCTGTAAAATTGGAGATTTTACCCAGCACACTCATGTCCAAGTCAGCAATAATCAAAcaaagcagtggtcccagcattgatccctgcagaatacccaTGACCTACAGTCCTCGAATCTGAAAAATCAACTATTTACCACGACTTTCTGTTTTCCATGTACCTATTTATCTTGCAATTCCATGAATCTTAATTTTGCTAACCAATCTTTTGTCAGGGTCTTCTGAAGACCTGTACAAATACTATCTACTGAATTCCCTTGAATACATCTTCAAGTTACCTCATCATAAAAATTCAGTTtaatcaaacacaatttgcctttagcAAATTCATGGTGAGTCTAACTCGAACTTCTCCAACTACATTTTCAATTTTCCAATGAGTTTTCTGATTTTGAACAAAGCTGTTACCCCTGCCATTTTCTAATTGTCTGGCACCTCCCCAACATTGAGGGAGGATTAGAAGATTATagcaaatccttttgcaatcttCATCCCACTTTGCTCACCAGCCCAGACTCAGCTGAACCAGATAACTTGTTTAACTTTGTAGAGAAACACTTTCAAGTTAC
The window above is part of the Pristis pectinata isolate sPriPec2 chromosome 1, sPriPec2.1.pri, whole genome shotgun sequence genome. Proteins encoded here:
- the prkra gene encoding interferon-inducible double-stranded RNA-dependent protein kinase activator A homolog; its protein translation is MSAERFTAAAKRGSGCSNLDQVITANPGKTPISLLQEYCTKNGKIPQYELVKSEGQAHLPSFTFRASVGEVSCKGQGQSKKAAKHKAAAAVLIILNGGIPQDTIYDGMSYTSQDPEPITSSKQPQNPPNPIGALQELVVQKGWRLPDYSIAEELGPPHKREFAIVCKVETFVETGCGTSKKSAKRAAATKMIAKLQNTPADWNGGEELQTEGISLSNLKLECAQKSGNEWNGSRGNVLVGTWDLIKRSPGEKINQLKRSPLSIPNTDYTQMLAEVVEEQGFDVTYLDIDELTVNGQYQCLAELSTLPVTVCHGTGISRGNAHNEAAHNALQYMKIMAGRN